The DNA segment TAAACATAACGCTTATCTTCTCTTTTTTTACCTGCAGCATCATGTTTGGCCCAGATATCTGTGGCTACAGCACTAAGAAAGTTCATGCTATCCTTACCTACAATGGAACTAACCATCTGATCAAGAAGGAGGTCCCATGTGAGACTGATCAGCTCACCCATGTTTACACATTCATCCTCCGCCCAGATGCTACTTACAGCATTCTTATCGACAACGTTGAGAAGCAAACTGGTAGCCTCTACTCTGACTGGGACCTCCTCCCAGCAAAGAAGATCAAGGATCCAAGCGCCAAGAAGGTATCTCCCAGCAATAATTATTTGTTGATATAAAATTGAGTCTCTGTTTTACAGCCTGAGGACTGGGATGACAAAGAGTACATTCCTGATCCGGAAGACACAAAGCCAGCAGGATACGATGACATTCCAAAGGAGATCCCAGACACTGATGCAAAGAaggtttgtaatattttttctgGCATTGTACTAGTAAAACTAGTCTAAATCGCTTTCTCGTTTTGATATTTAATCCTTTTTTTTAGCCTGAGGACtgggatgatgaagaagatggtgagtGGACTGCCCCTACCATTCCCAATCCCGAGTACAACGGTGAATGGAAGCCCAAGGTTTGTTGTTTTTTCCAATTGGACGATGGTAAAAACTATTCACTCTCTCTTCTCACGCTTTTCGTATTGTTGTGTAGCAAATCAAGAACCCTAACTACAAGGGAAAATGGAAGGCTCCAATGATTGACAACCCTGGTAATATTCTCTCTGCCACCGTTCATAATCACAATATCCATTGTATTCATGTAACAATAATATAAGACATTCGTAGTCTCATGGCtctgagattttttttaatttcttgtaATGAATTGTAAACTCACACGATGTTGACTCATCTAGGAAtcctgttttatttatttaactgaAGATAAATATATCATTATAACGCAGAGTTCAAGGATGACCCAGAACTCTATGTGTTCCCCAAATTGAAGTACGTTGGAGTGGAATTGTGGCAGGTAAATAGCAATACCTTGTCACAGAAACATGTTTGTGTCTTTCATGATCGTATATGTTAGTGACTGAACACGTCCTTTATTCTTTAGGTGAAATCTGGATCCTTGTTCGACAATGTCTTGGTGTGCGATGACCCAGAGTACGCTAAGAAATTGGCTGAGGAAACCTGGGGAAAACTCAAGGATGTATGTTATTAACTATTTTGTGTTGGTTTGTGGTTTGATGATCATGTATATAGCTAATCAAATCTGGTGTTACAGGCTGAGAAAGCAGCTTTCGACGAAgctgagaagaagagagaggaaGAGGAATCAAAGGATGCTCCTACAGCTGACTCTGACGTAATATTCACAATgctctctttatattattaacatTAACCCTTTCTGATATGatttaaattcgtttttcttcttctatagGCCGAGGAAGAACAAGAGGATGATGACCATGAAGGAGATGAATCCGACGCCGAATCAAAACCTGAGGAAACCAAGGAAGAAACCTCCTCTGAGAAGGATGATGCCGCCGCCCATGTATGTCTctaaccaaaaatatttaaagaagGGTGTTATTTTGCTGTGCAACTAACCAACTCTGTGATTTATGATTTTCTTACTGCAGGACGAACTCTAAGCTGAAGAATGTGGAGACTAAAGGATCTAAAAAGCTTTCAGAGTcttatttgtctttttttttttttctaatttacctttttgtttttaaggaaCTATTTTAGCTCTAGTTTGTTTGGGATGTTCAGAGAAATTGAAGTGGGCATAGCAGCTTATTTTAGACTTGATAAAATTCCTCGTCCCTCTCATTTCCTCCTTTATTTCTGCGGGTCAACAATAGATTCAGTTTCCAGTATGTTCTAGTCGTCGCACCTGTTAGATAGAAAAGGAAGATAGTGAGGGTGGGAAGATGAACCGCAACAAAATTGAACCGATCTAAATGGAATAGTTAAAAAGATACCTAGTTAACTATATGCCTGGGCGTTTTTACCTTCATACCGAAGTCTCCACCTAAACCCAAATTGAAAAATCTGATCTGAACCTTGAACGGAACTATGAACTTACAACCCGACAGAAATCCAAAATAACTGGCAGTATCaatgttttatatttgttaaaaaCAATTTAGATGTTTTATAGTGTGACGAGTTTTTCAAATAGaagattttaagtttttatcgtAAAAAGAGCTCTGaaaaggaaaatgaccaaaGTATATTTTATAGTGTGGCGATTTTCTCAAATAAAccgttttaagtttttatcataaaaaaaactctgaaaaggaaaatgaccaaattatgttttattaaagagaCAAAATACTCTGCTGGCCATtgttttatagatatataaataataaataataaaaatatatttttaatttcgaactatatgttttcaaatttgaaattttttataaattttaatttgaaattttttataaattttaatttttaatttttttcaaattttctttttgaaattgttttttgaaactaatttaaaaaaatatatttttaaaattttaatatttattttctatcttttaatattttaaacccCACCTCTAAAACTCCATCAACTCTAAATTCAAAGTCTGGGATTAAGggtatatgaatatatttaccCGTTAGTAAAACctctttttgttagttttttcttttgggattcttttgtgaaaataaattaaaaagggATATCTTAGGTAATTCCTCTTTATGGTATTCTAAtggtttttttagtttttttttttatttttgttattttgaatactttttagttaattttattaGCTTTTCCACACCGGTTGGCGAAGGATGCTAAAGCACCTCTCTAGACAAGTGCTCGAGTCACTCCAGTCGTGAACGGGACGGAGTAGGCGCTCTTTTATATAGCCTGGTGTGATTAACTCCCTAGCAGTCACTACTGAGCAGCACATAAGCGGTAATTTAACTAATATTAATTAGATTTGTGAACAATTTCTATATTTTGAGCcttttttgtcaatttttttagtttttaaaaaaatatattggacGATTTCAGACATTGGCTACAAATCCGATCCGAACCACCCGAcccaattattaataaaatctaAATGAGACTTTTGAGCATAACACCGAAAGATCTGAAAATCTAAATCAATCGAACCGAATCTGATGCCCCCTGAATGCCCATGCCTAGTTAACTTTATGAGATACTAGATGACTTTATGCGAAAATCAAACAGAAGTTTCTCTTGAAAATATCCTTCTTCCATATCGGATAATCGAAAGCGAATTAAGTGGGGGTGAATTAAAAGGGAGTTATTGATTGGTGTATATtaattgatttagaaatccaaACTAAATTTACTGTTATtagttctataattttaaaatctacactgaaatcatgtgttattgatttaatgatttataaattctaaagAGGAGAGAGCTAACATAATGAATGTTTCTGGTTGGTGGAAAATAACATTTACAATATATTCTTTTCGgctttaaaaaaatagatttttttaaccCACAATCCACAATCCTGTACTGGTTATTGATAAATTCTCCAACTGGGCATTGTTACAATTATAAACGAGTAGGAATTAAGCAAAAGTCGGTACAACCATAggattagatttttttattatttattgtataaATTTGAGAtgttaaaacatattttgtcctgattttgttttgtttggagTCTGATCCTTTATATTTCAGGTACCTCCTCATGATTCATATTCATGCATGTTTGCACTAAAGAGCTAAAgggcaaaaagaaaaagaaaaaagttgtaAGACCGTGGATGTACCTATAACTCATGTGGaatattttatctaaaaattTACTTTCTAGGGGTCAAATTTGGGATTCGAATTCATACATGATTAAAGGAGCTGTTTTGTATCTTTAGGTCCTATGAAATCCTTATTTGCGAAAATGTAACCTTCTGAAGATATGAAGACTCACTCATATTGTAAAATCATattgtaaaacaaaatataattctcTGAAGAAATgagaaatttgaaaaagtagCTTTAGTTATCAATCCTTGTTTGAGAATTATACTTTACAATCCACATGGTAGAGTGATTTAGGTAGCCTAGGATTGATCAAGACTAGAAGAGGAGTGGCTTTGAGATTGACAAACCCATTGCTCTCAGTCATGTCCACGTCTTGGCTGAATGGTGCTGCCAAGTCGAACGTGTGCAAGAACCTAGCCAGAACATAGTGAACCATCCTCATACCTAGAGGGATTGCAGGGCACGATCGTCGTCCCAAACCGAATGGAAACAACATGCCCATGCCTTTAACATTATCTACTTTTTCAGATGTTAAGAACCTCTCTGGTTTGAATAACTCCGGCTCGAACCAAAAGTTTGGATCCCTCTGAACTTTCCACTCATTTACGAGCACTTGTGTCCCTAGTTAATCCAATAAGAAAAAGACTATGCATCTCATGAGTCTAATCTTCTGAATATGTACTATAGAGTAACGTAGGTGCATATAATATTTACCTGCGGGAACATGAAAGTTTCCATGGGTAATGTCGAAGTCTTCCATCACATACCTATAAGCTGTGAGAGGAAGTGGTGGATACAAACGTAATGTTTCCTTGACAATGGCATGGAGATAAGTCAAGTCATTGAGGTCGGATTCTTCTACAACTTTGTCCCTTCCGATTTTTTGGTCAAGCTCCTCTTGTGCTTTCCTCAACTCATGGGGGTTGTTAACAAGCAGTGATACAACCCAAACCAACACAACAATGGCCGGCTCGCTCCCTGCAAATACCATGTTCTGTCccacataaaaataaaagaagataAAGTTAATCTATAAACACTTCATTAGAatgtgattttatttatttacttatagaGGTCTTACAAGGCATATGGCCTTGGTGGTGGTATGAGCATCATGAATGGTGCCTGGAATCTCGCGGTTTTCGAAGATCTCAATGAGTAGATCCAAATAGTGCTTTTCACAGCTGGGTATGTCATCTCTCCTCTTCTTGTGTTCTTCAACCCAAGCTTCAACAACTTGATCCAACTCTTTAGCCGTTCTCTTCATATCCCTTTTGACCTTCCATTCCGACCAACCCAGAGATGGCATCACATCGGATAACAAGTAGAGCCCAAAGTAATTGAAAAATTCTTGAATCAACTTCCCGCATCTCCTCGCTTCTCCCGCTTCACAATTTGGACTTGCCCCGAAATATCTCTTCCCCACAATCATCATCAACGATATATTAGCTAGTAAATCTTGGAACTCTCGTTTCATGTCCACCAATACTCCAGTTTTCGCTCCACCCTCTTGCTCCCACCTCATATAGAGGTCTCTAAACGTCATATCAACCTCTCTTTCTCTGCTATCCTTGAACTTATCAGTCGTTGTGGTCGAAAAAAGCTCCCATGTTGCTATCTTACGCATCTCTTTCCAGTAAGGACCACAAGAAGAAAACGTTAAGAAGGAGCCATCATAGCCCAAGATTTTCGAAGCAGTGAGGTCGATCCGGTCTATGACCTTGTCGTGGACAGTGAAGCACTCTTTGGCCACCTCTTGGCTGCTTATGATCAGCACGTTGTATGACCCTAGCTTCATCATGAAAACCGGTCCAAGCACCTCGACCATGTCCCCAAACGTTACGTGGGTTGGTTTTGAGCTTTTAAAGAATGATAGATGTCCGAACAATGGCCATGCCCCCGGGGCCATAGGAGCCATTCGTTTCTTGTTCCCAGAAGAAAAATAGCGACTtcgcaaagaagaagaaaactgtgtaaagagagagagcaaaGATAAGAAGCTGAATAAGATCCATTGCAGATTATTAGGCTTGTTTGGTGCGTCCTTTGGGTCTTTACACTATATATGTAGCCTGTTCACTGAACTACTTTTTGGGGTTGTAAAAGCACTTCTAGTGGAAATACCTGtgagaatattttatattctatatgACCTATGTATCTATTGGTTTAATATAAAGTTCAAGTTCATATTaatgtttttagattttaatataaAAGGCGATACCGTGATGGATCGGTTTCGATTAATGAATTAGAATCCGGGTGATAACCCTCCTACTTTaccttatatttataaatgtccTTAATCtcataattatatacatatatgttatatatattaaagaatGGTATATAACATATATGAGTATACATTGTGGTACGGTTATTATATCAATGAGTTATGTTGGAATTGTGGAGAGTTGTGTTGCTTAACACACACAACCCTTTGAGTAATATAAAAGACCTCGTGCATCGTCTTTTGCACACGGAAGAAAACGAGAGTCTTTCAAAACACA comes from the Brassica rapa cultivar Chiifu-401-42 chromosome A01, CAAS_Brap_v3.01, whole genome shotgun sequence genome and includes:
- the LOC103847648 gene encoding calreticulin-1 → MAKLNLSLISLILIGLVAIASASVIFEEKFDDGWEKRWVKSDWKKDDNTAGEWSHTAGNWSGDANDKGIQTSEDYRFYAISAEFPEFSNKDKTLVFQFSVKHEQKLDCGGGYMKLLSDDVDQMKFGGDTPYSIMFGPDICGYSTKKVHAILTYNGTNHLIKKEVPCETDQLTHVYTFILRPDATYSILIDNVEKQTGSLYSDWDLLPAKKIKDPSAKKPEDWDDKEYIPDPEDTKPAGYDDIPKEIPDTDAKKPEDWDDEEDGEWTAPTIPNPEYNGEWKPKQIKNPNYKGKWKAPMIDNPEFKDDPELYVFPKLKYVGVELWQVKSGSLFDNVLVCDDPEYAKKLAEETWGKLKDAEKAAFDEAEKKREEEESKDAPTADSDAEEEQEDDDHEGDESDAESKPEETKEETSSEKDDAAAHDEL
- the LOC103847676 gene encoding xanthotoxin 5-hydroxylase CYP82C2 is translated as MHECKDPKDAPNKPNNLQWILFSFLSLLSLFTQFSSSLRSRYFSSGNKKRMAPMAPGAWPLFGHLSFFKSSKPTHVTFGDMVEVLGPVFMMKLGSYNVLIISSQEVAKECFTVHDKVIDRIDLTASKILGYDGSFLTFSSCGPYWKEMRKIATWELFSTTTTDKFKDSREREVDMTFRDLYMRWEQEGGAKTGVLVDMKREFQDLLANISLMMIVGKRYFGASPNCEAGEARRCGKLIQEFFNYFGLYLLSDVMPSLGWSEWKVKRDMKRTAKELDQVVEAWVEEHKKRRDDIPSCEKHYLDLLIEIFENREIPGTIHDAHTTTKAICLNMVFAGSEPAIVVLVWVVSLLVNNPHELRKAQEELDQKIGRDKVVEESDLNDLTYLHAIVKETLRLYPPLPLTAYRYVMEDFDITHGNFHVPAGKYYMHLRYSIVHIQKIRLMRCIVFFLLD